Part of the Fundidesulfovibrio magnetotacticus genome, GGCCCCCGCCAGGAGGAAGACGGAGAAGACCAGGTCGAAGTCGCGCCGGTCGACGCCGGCGGTGCCAAGCGCCCCGAGGATGGTCGCGGGCAGCGCGCAGAGGCCGAAGAGGGCGGCGGAGCGATAGTCGATGCGCTTGGCCAGCGCGTAGGCCTCCACGCCGGAGAGGGCGTTGAAGAACACGGTGGTCAGGGAGATGCAGGTGAGGGTCTGGGCGGCGTCGGAGGGGTAGAGCACCATGAGCAGGGGCATGAGCACGAAGCCGCCGCCCGCGCCGATGAGGGTGCCGAAGGCCCCGGCCAGAAGCCCCAGGGCCATGAGCCCCAGATAGGCTTCGGGGCTCACGGGGCGTTCCGGCCCGGGGAGGGCGCGGCGTGTTCACGCATGGCGGGTCCTTGGTCGAGGTGCGCGTCGCCTGATCCATCCATCGTTGGTGTCTACGACACGCGCGGCGCGCCTGGCAAGGGCCGCGCGCCAAACGCGAACGGCCGCCGCTTTCGCGACGGCCGCCCGGTTGGAGTTTTCGGAGGAGGTGGAAAGGGTTAGCCGAGGATGGCCTTGATGTCTTCGTCGGGGGTGGTGATGGGCATGATGTTCAGCTTCTCCACCAGCACCTTGAGCACGTTGGGGGTGACGAAGGCGGGCAGGGAGGGCCCGAGGCGGACGTCCTTGATGCCCAGGGCAACCAGGGTGAGCAGGATGGCCACGGCCTTCTGCTCGTACCAGGAGAGCACCAGGGAGAGGGGCAGGTCGTTGACGCCGCAGTTGAAGGCCCCTGCCAGGGCCACGGCCACCTGGATGGCGGAGTAGGCGTCGTTGCACTGGCCCATGTCCAGCAGGCGGGGGATGCCGCCGATGTCGCCCAGGTCCTTGTCGAAGAAGCGGAACTTGCCGCAGGCCAGGGTGAGGACCACGGTGTCCTTGGGCAGCTTCTCGACGAACTCGGTGTAGTAGTTGCGTCCGGGCTTGGCGCCGTCGCAGCCGGCCACCAGGAAGAAGCGCTTGATGGCCCCGGACTTCACGGCGTCGATGACCTTGTCGGCCACGCCCAGGACGGCGTTGCGGGCGAAGCCGGTGAGCACCTGCTTGCCGGGGGCGTCTTCGGTGAAGCCGGGCAGCTTGAGGGCGTGCGCCACCACGGCGGAGAAGTCGTAGCCTTCCACGTGCTTGACGCCGGGGAAGCCCACCAGGCCGTGGGTGTAGACGTTGTCCTGGTAGGAGGCGGCGGGCTTCATCAGGCAGTTGGTGGTGAAGAGGATCGCGCCGGGGAAGACGGCGAATTCCTTCTGCTGGTTCTGCCAGGCGGTGCCGTAGTGCCCGTAGAGGTGGGGGTACTTCTCCTTGAGCTTGGGGTAGCCGTGGGCGGGGAGCATTTCGCCGTGGGTGTAGACGAAGATGCCCTTGCCTTCGGTCTGCTTCAGGAGCTCTTCCAGGTCCTTGAGGTCGTGGCCGGTGATGAGGATGGCCTTGCCCTTCACGTGGCCCAGGGGCACGGCGGTGGGCTTGGGATGGCCGTAGGCGTCGGTGTTGGCCTTGTCCAGGGCCTCCATGGCCTTGAGGTTGGCCTGCCCGGCGCGGATGCAGCAGTCGAACCACCAGTCCATGCCCAGGCCGGGCTTGGTGGCGGCGGCCATGGCCTCGTGGAGGTAGTCGTAGATTTCCTTGTTCTCCACGCCCAGGATGCGGGCGTGGTCGGCGTAGGCGGCGATGCCCTTGATGCCGAAGAGCACCATGTGCTGGAGCGAAACGATGTCGGGGTCGGTGTCGGGGTTGTCCTTCATGCCGCCCAGGCCCTTGGAGGCCTGCTCAACCAGCCCGTCCAGGGTGGCGGCAGGGGCGAAGGTGACGCTGGCGTGGGCGGGGATGGTCCCCCCGGCGGCCTTGACCTTGGCGGCTAGGGCGTCGCGCAGCTTCACGGTCTGGCCGATCCAGGCCTGGAAGCGCTCGGGGTCGAAGTTCACGTTGGTGAGCGTGGAGAAGAGCATGGCGGGCACGTGGCGGTCGGCTTCGACGTCCGCCACGCCCTTGGCGCGGCCTGCCTCGGCCACCAGGGAGAGTCCGCGCAGGGCGTAGACCAGCAGGTCCTGGAGGTTGGAGGTGACGTCGTTCTTGCTGCACACGCCGATCTTGTCGCAGCCTTTGCCTTGGGCGGTCTGCTCGCACTGGTAACAGAACATGCTCATTATGATTCCTCCCTTGGGGTTGGTTGACGTGGTTGCCTCGTCTGCCCAGACACCTAACCCTCCACCGGAAAGGCGGATGTGACCTGCGTCACGCGGGTGGGAAAATCGCCGTTTTTTTCGCGGCGGCCTCCAGGACTCCTTGACCGGCAGGGACCCGTGAGGCCAACTGTCCCCAAGGAGACCAGCCATGCGCCTCTACCACATGATTCTGGTTCTTGCAGCCCTCATCGTGTCGCTCAACATGGCTTTCCAGGCGCTCTGGCTGCATCAGTTTTCCCAGGTGCGCGACAGCATGAGGGAATTCGGGGGGAATTATTTGCCCTCGGTGCGCAAGGCCGGGGACCTCACCCGGCTCGTCACCGAATTCCGCAACCTGGAGCTTCGCTACGTCCTGGCCGTGCACGAGCGGGAACTGGCCGGCCTGGCCCGCCAGATGGGGCGCATCGCCGCGCGCATCATCACGGCCGAGGAGCACCTGGACGGCCTCTGCCAGACCCCCGAGGAGCGCCGGGACTTCCAGGGCTACCTGGCCGCCAAGGCCTCCTACGTGGCGGGCAACCGCGCCGTGCTGGAGGCCATGCTGGACGGCCGCGCCGTGGAAGCCGCCGCCCTGGCGCGCGGCAAGGCCGCCGACTACGCCTTGATGATCTCCCGGCTGGAGGGCATCGAGCGCGTGAACATGGAGCTGGGCGTGGAGGCCAACCGCGAGGCCGGGGACCGCTTCGGGCGCATGTTGGGAAGCATGGCCCTGGCCGGGCTGGCCACCTCCCTGCTGGGGGCCGGCGCGGCCGTGCTGGCGGCGCGGCGCATCGGGCAACCCATCGCCCGGCTGGCCCGGCACATGGTGCTCTCCGACGGCTCCCCGCCGGAGGACCCGCCGCCTCCCGTGCCCAGTGGCGTCTCCAGCGAGGTGCGCGTGCTCTACGAGGCCTTCGGCGATCTTTCGGCCAAGCTCTCCGCCTCCATGCAACGCCTGGAGGCCCTGGCCGTCACGGACCAGCTCACGGGGCTGCCCAACCGCCGCAAGCTCCTGGAGGAAGGGCCGCTGGCCCTGGCCATCTGCCGCCGGGGCGGCCATCCCTGCTCCGTGGCCATGCTGGACCTGGACCACTTCAAGGCCGTCAACGACACCCACGGCCACGACGCCGGGGACGCCGTGCTCTCCCAGACGGCGGCCGTTCTGCGCTCAGTGGTGCGCGATTCCGACGTGCTGGCGCGCGTGGGCGGCGAGGAGTTCGCCCTGCTCGCCCCCAACTCCGGGCGCGAGGAGACCCTGCACCTGGCCGAACGCCTGCGCCGCGCCGTGGAGGAGCACGTGGTGACCCACGGCCCCCTCTCCCTGCGCGTGACCGTGAGCATCGGCACGGCCACGGACCACCACGGCGCGGGGGGATTCGACGCCCTGCTCCGCCAGGCGGACCAGGCCCTCTACCGGGCCAAGGAATCGGGCCGCAACCGCGTGGTCTCCAGCGAGGACGCGTCCAGCGAGGGCACTGCATGACGCGCGCCGCCGGGTCGGCGGCGGGATTTCCCGCCCCGGACTTTTGCGCGTCGGTCCGTTTCGTGAAGAGCCTTTTCGCGGCGCGGCTTCCCGCGAGGCGCCTTCTCGGGCCGGGCCTTTTCCTGGCGGTCGCCTGGGCGTCGCTCGTGCTGGCCGCCCAGCCCTGCCGCGCCGCCCGGGTCGCCATGAGCGGTCAGTTCTACGCCTACGCCGCCAGCTACGCCAACCGCCTCTTCACCCCCTGGACCACCGTCCGCGCCCAGGCCCAGGACGCCTTCGCCGTCTGGCAGCGCCTGCGCCTGCGCACGGACTTCACCAGCGACGAGAACCTGGGCTTCACCTTCTGGGTGCAGGTGGACAACACCCCCTGGGGCAACGCCACCTACACCGTGGACAACCCCGCCCCAGCCATCGAGGTGTTCAAGGCCTACCTGCAGTTCAAGTGGCCGGGCACGGACGTGGAAATCACGGCGGGCAAGTTCAGCACCACGCTGCCCCAGTCCGAGGCCTTCACGGGCTCCGTGGTGCTCGATTCGGAATATCCCGCCGTGGCCGTGGAGGTCCCCCTGGGCGAGGGGGCATCGCTCCAGGCCGCCGTGGGCCGCCCCCTGGGCTACGCCGACGCCCTGGAAAGCGCGACCGGGCGCGCCACGGACGTGCTGGACCTGGCCTGGCTCTCGCTGCCGCTCACTGGCGAGGGCTGGTCCTTCACGCCCTGGGCGGCGGCGGCGCGGCTTGCGCGAACGCCCGCTCCCGCGCCCTATGCGGGCGCCCTGGGCGGCCCGCCCGACCTGGGCTACATCCGCCGCCAGGTTCTCTCCCTGGGGTACTTTGAAGGTCGGGGCGGTTTCGCGGGGGACGCCGCGCCCTACGCCTGGGCCGGGGCGGCCCTCAAGCGCGGCATGGGGGACTTCACCCTCTTCGCGGACCTCGTGGGCGGCGCGGGGGCCTGGGCCGACGCGCCGCGCAACGCGCGCCGGGGGCTCTTCGCGGACATGGCGTTGGAATACGCGGGCTCGGACCGCGTGACCCCGCGCCTCTTCGCCTGGTGGGGCTCAGGCGAGGACGCCGACATCGGCAACGGCTCGGAGCGCCTGCCCACCCTGGTGCGCACGTGGAACTCGGGCCTGAGCTATCTCTTCTTCACCAGCGAGACCATCGACAACGAGACCACCCTGGTGGCCGACCCCACCGGCTCCTGGGGCCTGGGACTGACCCTGGACAAGATCGCCCTGGTCGAAGGCCTATCCTCCCGTCTGACGGCCGCGTACATGCGCGGCACGTCGGACCCGGCGGCCTTCCGGCGCTCCGTGGCGCTCTCGGGCCAGGGGTACATGGTGGAGATGGGGCGCAACCTCACGCTGAACGAGGCCATCGTGGCCCTCAACTTCGACCACTCCTACGCCGTCACGGAGCAGCTCACGCTCCTGGTGGAGACGGGCTGGGCCAGGCCCCTGGGCTTCCAGGCCAGCGTGTGGGGGCCTTCCATGGCGGGCGCGGCCACGGATTCGGTGAAGGTGGCTGTGGGGCTGCTCTACACGTTCTAGACTGACCCGGCCGACGCATCGATCGCCGAGGCGACAACGGCCGTGCCTGCAGGACACCCGCGCCCGCAAAGCACGAGGCCGGCGGGGGGCGTCCACTCCCCCGCCGGCCTTTCCTGCCAGCAACCAACCGTCGGAGAAAACGTTTCCTAGCAGCCTTCGCCGCCGCCCGAGCACTTGCCCATCTTGCAGCCGCCGCCGCCCTTGGCGCGCAGCTTGTTGATATCGCCCGTCTTGAACACGGCGTCCAGGCCCTGGCTGATGAAGCCCGACATGGCCACCACCTTCACGCCCTCCTCCTCGAGGATCGCCTGGGGCGTGTCCCCCACGCCCGAGACGAGCACGGCGCGGCAGTCCTTGAGGGCCTTGGCCAGGTCGTACCAGCGCCTTGGGCCGCCTCCCGTTGGCGGGGCGGGGCGGTTTTCCACCAGCTTGTAGCCGCCCGCCTCGTCCTCGCCCCAGATCTGAAAGAGTCCGGCCTCGCCCAGATGCATGTTCACGAGCATGCCCTCCATGCTGGCCACGGCCACGTAGGGGCGCGA contains:
- the hcp gene encoding hydroxylamine reductase yields the protein MFCYQCEQTAQGKGCDKIGVCSKNDVTSNLQDLLVYALRGLSLVAEAGRAKGVADVEADRHVPAMLFSTLTNVNFDPERFQAWIGQTVKLRDALAAKVKAAGGTIPAHASVTFAPAATLDGLVEQASKGLGGMKDNPDTDPDIVSLQHMVLFGIKGIAAYADHARILGVENKEIYDYLHEAMAAATKPGLGMDWWFDCCIRAGQANLKAMEALDKANTDAYGHPKPTAVPLGHVKGKAILITGHDLKDLEELLKQTEGKGIFVYTHGEMLPAHGYPKLKEKYPHLYGHYGTAWQNQQKEFAVFPGAILFTTNCLMKPAASYQDNVYTHGLVGFPGVKHVEGYDFSAVVAHALKLPGFTEDAPGKQVLTGFARNAVLGVADKVIDAVKSGAIKRFFLVAGCDGAKPGRNYYTEFVEKLPKDTVVLTLACGKFRFFDKDLGDIGGIPRLLDMGQCNDAYSAIQVAVALAGAFNCGVNDLPLSLVLSWYEQKAVAILLTLVALGIKDVRLGPSLPAFVTPNVLKVLVEKLNIMPITTPDEDIKAILG
- a CDS encoding GGDEF domain-containing protein; translated protein: MRLYHMILVLAALIVSLNMAFQALWLHQFSQVRDSMREFGGNYLPSVRKAGDLTRLVTEFRNLELRYVLAVHERELAGLARQMGRIAARIITAEEHLDGLCQTPEERRDFQGYLAAKASYVAGNRAVLEAMLDGRAVEAAALARGKAADYALMISRLEGIERVNMELGVEANREAGDRFGRMLGSMALAGLATSLLGAGAAVLAARRIGQPIARLARHMVLSDGSPPEDPPPPVPSGVSSEVRVLYEAFGDLSAKLSASMQRLEALAVTDQLTGLPNRRKLLEEGPLALAICRRGGHPCSVAMLDLDHFKAVNDTHGHDAGDAVLSQTAAVLRSVVRDSDVLARVGGEEFALLAPNSGREETLHLAERLRRAVEEHVVTHGPLSLRVTVSIGTATDHHGAGGFDALLRQADQALYRAKESGRNRVVSSEDASSEGTA
- a CDS encoding outer membrane homotrimeric porin, translating into MKSLFAARLPARRLLGPGLFLAVAWASLVLAAQPCRAARVAMSGQFYAYAASYANRLFTPWTTVRAQAQDAFAVWQRLRLRTDFTSDENLGFTFWVQVDNTPWGNATYTVDNPAPAIEVFKAYLQFKWPGTDVEITAGKFSTTLPQSEAFTGSVVLDSEYPAVAVEVPLGEGASLQAAVGRPLGYADALESATGRATDVLDLAWLSLPLTGEGWSFTPWAAAARLARTPAPAPYAGALGGPPDLGYIRRQVLSLGYFEGRGGFAGDAAPYAWAGAALKRGMGDFTLFADLVGGAGAWADAPRNARRGLFADMALEYAGSDRVTPRLFAWWGSGEDADIGNGSERLPTLVRTWNSGLSYLFFTSETIDNETTLVADPTGSWGLGLTLDKIALVEGLSSRLTAAYMRGTSDPAAFRRSVALSGQGYMVEMGRNLTLNEAIVALNFDHSYAVTEQLTLLVETGWARPLGFQASVWGPSMAGAATDSVKVAVGLLYTF